The following are from one region of the Nostoc cf. commune SO-36 genome:
- a CDS encoding dihydrolipoyl dehydrogenase family protein codes for MTIDYDVVIIGGSLAGYHAALAATQLNATVALVEPKVDYGFTHHHALAEIGKLAQKLNDASGFGIHARHTDTSEECHISMAWQEAMLYAQCVASNLKEQHSPAILAAQGVDVIVGSGQFQSSPQLAFAINNRLLRARTYLLASGSRPEIPEIEGLQATGYLTLSNIWQSLKREILPKNWVIIGGIPQSIEIAQILARLGCSVTLVVKHPYLLPHLDFEIAILLQAQLEVEGVRVLTEKSVTQVRLIEDKKWIQAGDKAIETDEILVATGQQPSIESLNLATVGVKWHRRSLVVNDKLQTTNHRIYACGDVIGGYDFANIANYEAKIALNNAIFFPRLKVDYRSIPWAMFSVPMLAQVGLTEAQAKRQFGRKEVLVLRQYFKTVAAAQLRDETTGICKIIVLGNGEILGASILGAEAGELINLIALAMSQKIKIKDLANLSPVYPSFSEILEQTATEWSKQKLNSNIALQEFLEGFFHFRRNWNL; via the coding sequence ATGACTATTGACTACGATGTCGTAATTATTGGCGGCAGTCTTGCTGGATACCACGCTGCTCTTGCTGCAACCCAACTAAATGCTACAGTTGCCCTGGTGGAACCTAAAGTAGACTATGGGTTTACTCATCACCATGCTCTTGCCGAAATCGGTAAACTGGCGCAGAAGTTGAATGATGCCTCTGGTTTTGGTATTCATGCCAGACACACTGATACCTCAGAAGAATGCCACATATCGATGGCATGGCAAGAAGCGATGCTGTATGCTCAATGCGTCGCCTCAAATCTCAAAGAACAGCATTCCCCGGCTATCCTAGCCGCGCAGGGAGTCGATGTCATCGTTGGCAGTGGTCAATTTCAATCTTCACCCCAACTGGCTTTTGCCATTAACAATCGCCTACTACGCGCCCGTACTTATTTGCTAGCTAGTGGTTCGCGTCCAGAAATTCCAGAGATTGAAGGATTGCAAGCCACTGGCTATTTAACCCTTTCTAATATTTGGCAATCCTTAAAAAGAGAGATATTACCGAAAAATTGGGTAATTATCGGCGGAATTCCCCAAAGTATTGAAATCGCTCAAATTTTAGCGCGGCTTGGTTGCAGTGTAACGCTAGTAGTTAAGCATCCATATCTTCTACCCCATCTTGACTTTGAGATAGCCATACTGCTTCAGGCACAGTTGGAAGTCGAAGGTGTACGCGTCCTCACCGAAAAATCGGTGACTCAGGTAAGGCTAATTGAGGATAAAAAGTGGATTCAAGCGGGAGATAAGGCTATTGAAACTGATGAAATTTTAGTAGCGACTGGACAACAGCCAAGTATTGAATCCCTAAATTTGGCAACGGTAGGTGTGAAATGGCATCGGCGTAGCTTAGTAGTGAATGATAAATTGCAAACCACTAATCACCGTATTTACGCTTGTGGTGATGTAATTGGTGGTTACGACTTTGCCAATATCGCTAATTATGAAGCAAAAATTGCCCTGAATAATGCCATCTTTTTCCCCAGGTTAAAAGTAGATTATCGCTCTATTCCTTGGGCGATGTTTTCTGTGCCGATGCTGGCGCAAGTGGGCTTGACAGAGGCTCAGGCAAAACGCCAATTTGGTCGAAAAGAAGTTTTAGTTTTGCGGCAGTATTTTAAAACAGTGGCAGCAGCCCAGCTTCGGGATGAAACCACTGGTATCTGTAAAATCATTGTGCTAGGCAACGGTGAAATTTTGGGAGCTTCGATATTAGGGGCTGAAGCTGGAGAATTAATTAATTTGATTGCCTTAGCAATGTCACAAAAAATTAAAATCAAAGATTTAGCAAATTTATCTCCTGTCTATCCTAGTTTTTCAGAAATTCTGGAACAAACTGCAACAGAGTGGAGTAAACAAAAGTTAAATAGCAATATTGCTTTACAAGAGTTTTTGGA
- the cobD gene encoding threonine-phosphate decarboxylase CobD — MRQPAHGGNLAWAAALAGCPPDAILDFSASISPLGPPNSAIAAILSQIGNLKHYPDPNYSELRLALSHFHQLPPEWILPGNGSAELLTLIGRELAQLAATILITPAFGDYYRTLAAYNAKVLECPLSLVTGHWSLVLSQAVGTASRREVLVNDKGQRTKDKGLLLNNPHNPTGKLFSRESILPYLEQYALVVVDEAFMDFVPPNEEQSLIPVVQEYANLVVLRSLTKFYSLPGLRLGYAIAHPDCLAKWQLWRDPWPVNTLAAAAAIAALQDTEFQQQTWAWLPPARNQLFQGLAEIPGLQPHASAANFLLVESQKSTSQLQQQLLKHHQILIRDCLSFQELGDRFFRVAVREEFDNQRLLTALSGE; from the coding sequence ATGCGGCAACCTGCACACGGGGGAAATTTAGCCTGGGCAGCAGCACTGGCTGGCTGTCCCCCTGACGCTATTCTGGATTTTTCTGCTAGCATCAGTCCATTGGGGCCTCCTAATAGCGCGATCGCTGCTATACTGTCCCAAATTGGTAATCTTAAGCACTATCCAGACCCAAATTATAGTGAACTGAGACTAGCTCTCAGTCACTTCCATCAATTGCCTCCTGAGTGGATTCTGCCGGGTAACGGCTCCGCAGAATTACTCACTTTGATAGGTAGGGAATTAGCTCAATTAGCCGCGACAATTTTAATCACTCCAGCCTTTGGCGATTACTACCGAACCTTGGCAGCGTACAACGCTAAAGTGCTGGAGTGTCCTTTGTCATTAGTCACTGGTCATTGGTCACTTGTACTGAGCCAAGCCGTTGGCACAGCCTCTCGTAGAGAAGTATTAGTAAACGACAAAGGACAAAGGACAAAGGACAAAGGACTATTGCTGAATAATCCCCATAACCCAACCGGAAAACTATTTTCGCGGGAGTCTATTTTGCCTTACCTGGAGCAATATGCTTTGGTGGTGGTGGATGAAGCATTTATGGATTTTGTGCCACCCAATGAGGAACAAAGCCTGATTCCGGTGGTACAGGAATATGCAAATTTAGTAGTATTGCGATCGCTAACCAAATTTTACAGTCTCCCAGGACTGCGATTAGGATATGCGATCGCACACCCGGATTGTCTAGCTAAATGGCAGTTATGGCGTGACCCCTGGCCTGTAAACACCCTCGCGGCAGCAGCGGCAATTGCTGCACTCCAGGATACAGAGTTTCAACAGCAAACCTGGGCATGGCTACCACCTGCACGAAACCAACTCTTTCAGGGTTTGGCTGAAATACCAGGATTGCAACCCCATGCAAGTGCTGCTAACTTTTTACTGGTTGAGTCTCAAAAATCAACTTCGCAGTTACAGCAACAATTACTCAAGCATCACCAGATTTTAATCCGCGATTGCCTCAGCTTTCAAGAACTAGGCGATCGCTTTTTCCGGGTTGCTGTACGTGAAGAGTTTGATAACCAACGCTTACTAACAGCGCTGAGTGGGGAGTAG
- a CDS encoding HU family DNA-binding protein, whose product MNKGELVDAVAEKASVTKKQADAVLTAALETIIEAVSSGDKVTLVGFGSFESRERKAREGRNPKTNEKMEIPATRVPAFSAGKLFREKVAPPKA is encoded by the coding sequence ATGAACAAAGGTGAATTAGTTGATGCCGTAGCTGAAAAGGCTAGTGTTACCAAGAAACAAGCGGATGCAGTTTTAACTGCCGCTTTGGAAACGATTATTGAAGCAGTTTCCTCTGGTGATAAGGTAACGTTGGTAGGATTTGGCTCTTTTGAATCACGGGAACGTAAAGCCCGCGAAGGTCGCAACCCGAAAACAAATGAAAAAATGGAAATTCCAGCTACGAGGGTTCCTGCCTTCTCGGCAGGAAAACTGTTTAGAGAAAAGGTAGCACCCCCAAAAGCATAG
- a CDS encoding DUF5615 family PIN-like protein, with product MNIWIDAQLPPTLAVWLTSTFGVSATSLKDLGLRDAQDVEIFVCAREALAVIMTKDSDFVDLACRLGTPPQILWITCGNVTNRNLRQILTATFPDALEHLRQGEAIVEISPDVEYAAIS from the coding sequence ATGAATATCTGGATAGATGCTCAACTACCTCCAACCTTGGCAGTTTGGCTAACCAGCACCTTTGGAGTCAGTGCTACATCTTTAAAAGATTTGGGCTTGCGAGATGCTCAAGATGTAGAAATCTTTGTTTGTGCCCGTGAGGCTTTGGCAGTGATTATGACAAAAGATAGTGATTTTGTTGATTTGGCTTGTCGGTTAGGGACACCTCCACAAATCCTTTGGATAACTTGTGGCAACGTCACAAATCGTAACCTCCGGCAGATTCTTACGGCTACATTTCCAGATGCTTTAGAACACCTGCGACAAGGTGAAGCGATTGTAGAAATTAGCCCAGACGTTGAATATGCTGCCATTTCTTAA
- a CDS encoding DUF433 domain-containing protein, translated as MNKASLMSRITQNTGQCGGRPCIRGMRIRVSDILEMLAENVSSAEILEDFPDLEPEDIQACLLFAARRTDFPRLTA; from the coding sequence ATGAATAAAGCTAGCCTAATGAGTCGAATTACGCAAAATACTGGGCAATGCGGAGGTCGCCCCTGTATTAGAGGAATGCGAATCCGTGTAAGTGATATTTTAGAGATGCTGGCTGAAAATGTGAGTTCAGCCGAAATTTTAGAGGATTTTCCTGATTTAGAACCAGAAGACATCCAAGCCTGTCTGTTATTTGCAGCGCGGCGCACAGACTTTCCTCGATTGACTGCATGA
- a CDS encoding Uma2 family endonuclease: MTQAIPKLVTFEDFAAWRPEGGRYELHDGVIVEMAQPVGDHEDVVGFLVEKIAVEYVRNGLPYTIPKTALIKPTNSESGYSPDVLLLNRPNLINEPLWKKESTVSLAASIPLVVEVVSTNWDDDYYTKQGKYEGIGIPEYWVVDYLGLGAKKFTGNPKQPTISIYQLIDGEYQVTQFRGTERIVSPTFPELNLTAEQIFQAGGIPT, from the coding sequence ATGACTCAAGCCATACCAAAACTAGTAACCTTTGAAGATTTTGCAGCGTGGCGACCCGAAGGTGGAAGATATGAATTACATGATGGAGTGATTGTTGAAATGGCACAACCAGTAGGAGACCATGAGGATGTTGTTGGGTTTTTGGTTGAAAAAATTGCTGTTGAGTACGTTCGTAATGGTCTACCTTATACAATCCCCAAAACTGCGCTGATAAAACCAACTAATTCGGAATCTGGTTACTCCCCAGATGTGCTATTACTCAATCGCCCTAATTTAATAAATGAGCCGTTATGGAAAAAAGAATCAACTGTAAGCCTTGCAGCATCAATTCCCTTAGTAGTTGAGGTAGTTAGTACCAACTGGGATGATGACTATTACACAAAACAGGGTAAGTATGAGGGTATTGGAATTCCTGAATACTGGGTTGTAGATTATCTCGGTCTAGGCGCTAAAAAGTTCACTGGCAACCCTAAACAGCCTACTATATCGATTTATCAATTAATCGATGGTGAATACCAAGTTACTCAATTTAGAGGCACTGAGCGCATCGTCTCGCCTACTTTTCCAGAATTGAATTTAACAGCCGAACAGATTTTTCAAGCTGGAGGTATACCAACATAA
- a CDS encoding PIN domain-containing protein, producing the protein MASIALQQNLTIVSADSDFQRIQQVTTLSVESWLTI; encoded by the coding sequence ATTGCTTCTATTGCTCTGCAACAGAATCTCACCATTGTCTCAGCCGATAGCGACTTTCAGCGTATTCAACAAGTCACAACATTATCTGTTGAATCTTGGCTGACAATCTGA
- a CDS encoding Uma2 family endonuclease: MTALTLNLNSIIKLTREQFYELCKENPDLKLERNAQGELIIMPPTGGETGKSNSTINAQIWFWNDQNQLGEVFDSSTGFTLPSGADRSPDVSWVEKSRWDALTKEQKEKFIPLCPDFVIEILSPNDSLKKTQNKMQEYIENGCRLGWLINRKKQEVEIYRPGQDVEVLKFPQTISGENILLGFVLNIQRIW; encoded by the coding sequence ATGACAGCACTTACATTAAACCTCAATTCTATAATTAAACTGACAAGAGAACAGTTTTATGAATTGTGTAAAGAAAACCCCGATTTAAAATTAGAACGCAATGCCCAAGGAGAGTTGATTATAATGCCACCTACGGGAGGAGAAACAGGAAAAAGTAATTCTACTATTAACGCTCAAATATGGTTCTGGAACGACCAAAATCAATTGGGCGAAGTTTTTGATTCATCAACTGGATTTACTTTACCTTCAGGGGCTGACCGTTCTCCAGATGTTTCTTGGGTGGAAAAATCTCGTTGGGATGCTTTGACTAAAGAACAAAAAGAAAAATTTATTCCCTTATGTCCTGATTTTGTAATTGAGATACTTTCGCCTAATGACAGCTTGAAAAAAACTCAGAATAAGATGCAAGAGTATATCGAAAATGGTTGTCGTCTAGGTTGGTTGATTAACCGGAAAAAACAGGAAGTAGAAATTTATCGTCCAGGACAAGATGTAGAAGTTTTAAAATTTCCTCAAACTATTTCTGGGGAAAATATTTTACTTGGTTTTGTACTCAACATACAACGAATTTGGTAA
- a CDS encoding AMIN domain-containing protein, which yields MKQLHGNSFILGSAAFVFLAAQPVWAQLSQVTNVQLNPVNGGISVALKTSSGSRPQVFTTKRGKALVADIINTQLRLPQGNSFRQDSPAPGIASVEINQLDANSIRVTVTGNNNVPSSQPVVRSQNGITLSFSPSAGTIASAPTPTAPTSTAPPVTTPAQSGQNSGVLVPNPEITINGQPAQAAGPGQPVSQAPAFLPRAVAPPVGDIAISNTDASPSTIDLGSQERVPRLVLRDAPVREVLSLLARAANLNLAYIGGEQATGDKQGGAANAQGTSQTISLDIENEPVQDVFNYVLRLSGLEANRSNRTVFVGPKLPNSTRDMVMRSLRLNQVTVGVALNFLVGLGAESAVSRERQVTSVNAVPVGAGATPITQTQTTTETRVETQRVNFTDSNPLLRGLQALGDERTNALTLIGPPRLVEMAMAQLTQLDIRRRQVVVNVKIIDVNLLNTQDYNTSFSFGVGNNYFTNDGGAASLNFGGSRPATRAEVANNLSGGTPVTANPYSGGNTFLDLNNSTPIPGTGVGNRTIVDGQLVTDVPGGTESFFNRQAGVSQNPFQGGFTDITQGTPNVTTITNTPAVPGTAAVPAVLDAQGNVLVPAVPATPGTPATRVTTFAPGILGTATAALPSLYQFPKRLLANLQAQITNGNAKILTDPTLIVQEGQTANVNLTQEVVGNIKREIVRDANLATETISAEKDRVGLTLAVKVERIDDNGFVSLSVAPVVKAPQAPATINVGGGGSQQIFLVSERSLNSGSIRLRDGQTLILSGIIQDSDRTTVSKIPILGDLPLIGSLFRSTNRQNQRNEVIVLLTPQIMDDTENSSYGYNYNPSPEVRQILERRGLKTPGR from the coding sequence GTGAAACAGCTTCACGGTAATAGTTTTATTTTAGGTAGTGCCGCTTTTGTATTTCTGGCAGCTCAACCAGTTTGGGCACAACTTAGTCAAGTTACTAATGTCCAGTTAAATCCAGTTAATGGTGGAATTAGCGTTGCGTTGAAAACTTCTTCTGGGTCGCGTCCCCAAGTTTTCACTACAAAAAGAGGTAAGGCTTTAGTCGCAGATATTATCAATACTCAATTACGATTACCACAAGGTAATAGCTTTCGGCAAGATAGCCCAGCACCAGGAATTGCATCTGTTGAGATTAATCAGCTTGATGCCAATAGTATCCGAGTAACGGTAACTGGCAATAACAACGTACCTAGCAGTCAACCTGTGGTGCGATCGCAAAATGGAATTACACTCAGCTTTAGCCCATCTGCTGGCACTATAGCATCAGCACCAACGCCAACAGCGCCAACATCCACAGCACCGCCTGTTACGACTCCAGCCCAATCTGGTCAAAATTCAGGGGTTCTCGTTCCTAACCCGGAAATCACCATTAACGGGCAACCTGCACAAGCTGCGGGGCCAGGTCAACCTGTGAGTCAGGCTCCAGCTTTCTTACCTAGAGCCGTCGCGCCACCAGTGGGAGATATTGCCATCTCTAATACTGATGCTTCTCCTAGCACCATTGACTTAGGAAGTCAGGAACGTGTACCCCGTTTAGTGCTGCGAGATGCGCCGGTGCGTGAGGTTTTGTCACTGCTTGCCCGTGCTGCTAATTTGAATCTGGCTTATATCGGAGGTGAGCAAGCTACTGGAGATAAGCAAGGTGGAGCTGCTAACGCACAAGGAACCTCTCAAACAATCTCCCTAGATATAGAAAACGAGCCAGTACAAGATGTGTTTAACTACGTCTTGCGCCTAAGTGGTTTGGAAGCTAACCGCAGTAATCGCACAGTTTTTGTTGGGCCAAAATTACCTAATTCCACCCGTGACATGGTTATGCGTAGCCTGCGACTTAATCAGGTAACGGTGGGAGTCGCCCTGAATTTTTTGGTCGGCTTAGGGGCAGAAAGTGCCGTCAGCCGTGAACGACAAGTTACCAGTGTTAATGCTGTGCCTGTTGGGGCTGGAGCTACGCCTATCACCCAAACTCAGACTACTACAGAAACCAGAGTTGAAACTCAACGTGTTAATTTTACAGACTCTAACCCACTACTGAGAGGTTTACAGGCATTAGGGGATGAGCGCACAAATGCTCTAACCTTAATAGGCCCTCCCCGCCTAGTTGAGATGGCGATGGCTCAACTAACTCAGCTTGATATCCGCCGTCGTCAAGTGGTAGTTAACGTTAAGATTATCGATGTTAACCTCTTGAACACCCAAGACTACAACACTAGCTTTTCCTTTGGGGTTGGTAACAACTACTTTACAAATGATGGCGGTGCTGCATCTCTGAATTTTGGTGGTTCCAGACCAGCTACAAGAGCTGAAGTAGCAAACAATCTAAGTGGTGGTACACCTGTTACTGCTAATCCTTATAGTGGTGGTAATACCTTCCTAGATTTAAATAACTCCACTCCTATTCCAGGAACTGGGGTAGGCAATAGAACAATTGTGGACGGGCAGTTAGTAACTGATGTACCAGGAGGGACTGAATCATTCTTTAACCGTCAAGCGGGGGTTTCACAAAATCCGTTCCAAGGGGGTTTCACAGACATTACCCAGGGGACACCAAATGTAACTACTATTACAAATACTCCTGCCGTTCCTGGTACTGCTGCTGTTCCTGCTGTTCTTGATGCACAAGGTAATGTGCTTGTTCCTGCCGTTCCTGCTACTCCTGGTACTCCAGCCACTAGAGTTACTACGTTCGCACCAGGAATTCTCGGAACAGCAACAGCTGCTCTACCATCTCTGTACCAGTTCCCCAAACGTCTTCTCGCTAATTTGCAAGCTCAGATTACAAATGGCAACGCCAAGATTTTGACTGACCCGACCTTAATTGTCCAAGAAGGTCAAACCGCTAATGTCAACCTGACTCAGGAAGTGGTAGGCAATATTAAAAGGGAAATAGTTCGCGATGCGAATCTTGCTACAGAAACGATTTCAGCAGAAAAAGATAGAGTAGGTTTAACCTTAGCTGTCAAAGTTGAGCGGATTGATGATAACGGTTTTGTCTCTCTATCGGTAGCTCCTGTTGTCAAAGCACCCCAAGCTCCAGCTACTATCAACGTTGGAGGAGGCGGTAGCCAACAAATATTCTTGGTATCGGAGCGCTCTCTTAATTCTGGCTCGATTCGCTTGAGAGATGGTCAAACGCTGATTCTCTCAGGTATTATCCAAGATTCAGACAGGACAACTGTCTCTAAAATTCCTATCTTAGGCGATCTTCCGCTAATTGGTTCGCTGTTTAGAAGTACAAACAGACAGAACCAGCGCAATGAGGTGATTGTGTTACTCACACCTCAAATTATGGATGATACAGAGAACTCCTCCTATGGTTATAACTACAATCCCAGCCCAGAAGTGCGGCAAATCCTTGAACGTCGGGGGCTGAAGACTCCTGGCAGGTAA
- a CDS encoding pilus assembly protein PilO, translated as MTLSDDLNFAEHGGEFDEATPASPVLFGIAFTPKIIGILVGVIGLAGAGYIFLNLLMPAWESYQQQQAKSSELQGQINEKKANIKQIDKVKDELAQAKQQKVQVLGLFANEKSLDTLLLDMNRLVESGNIPTSVNAVRAKLKKFVPVSQKPEPVNDGTLGVLVDGKLQRSSINAEITGTYEQTQSIIRNIERLQPLLIVKDYQSTLAPVESRSALDKTPVQVGPAAINTSFQLQVLMPLSSEEIAAAAAAKAAVKK; from the coding sequence ATGACGCTGAGTGATGATTTAAATTTTGCCGAACATGGTGGGGAATTCGATGAGGCAACGCCAGCATCCCCCGTGCTATTTGGTATTGCCTTCACACCAAAAATCATTGGGATATTGGTGGGAGTAATTGGTTTAGCGGGAGCAGGTTATATATTCTTAAACCTGTTGATGCCAGCTTGGGAAAGCTATCAGCAGCAGCAAGCTAAAAGCTCTGAATTGCAAGGGCAAATTAACGAAAAAAAAGCCAATATCAAACAGATTGACAAAGTTAAAGACGAGCTAGCACAGGCAAAGCAGCAAAAAGTTCAGGTTTTAGGTTTATTTGCTAACGAAAAAAGCTTAGATACATTGCTGTTGGATATGAACCGCTTAGTTGAGTCTGGCAATATTCCAACTTCTGTTAATGCAGTGAGAGCCAAATTGAAGAAATTTGTGCCAGTTTCCCAAAAACCAGAACCAGTTAACGATGGAACTCTCGGAGTATTAGTTGACGGCAAGCTGCAACGCAGCAGTATCAATGCCGAAATTACAGGAACTTATGAACAAACACAATCGATAATTCGTAACATTGAGCGTTTGCAGCCTTTGTTAATAGTTAAAGATTATCAATCAACTTTAGCTCCAGTAGAGTCAAGATCCGCATTGGATAAAACGCCTGTGCAGGTAGGGCCAGCAGCGATTAATACATCATTCCAATTACAGGTATTGATGCCACTTAGTTCAGAAGAAATAGCCGCAGCCGCAGCTGCTAAAGCTGCCGTGAAAAAGTAG
- a CDS encoding PilN domain-containing protein yields the protein MYSLDVNFLKDRPAYKTKPERGKGISLKFPTGDLTLLYAGVAVGVVLPALLGIGWWLLQGKIVELDGQIAQLDQESKRLDTEIGNLNKIKAETKAVQGETQALVTVFDQIRPWSAMLQDLRDRIPAAVQIENIKQVPPVVPTAGQPATNPAGGLEITGLARSFNDVNDFLLSLQQSRFLKPTESRIVTATLIDLPLPPGADRPVNGVVIKPPQVVQYTIQSGMSDVPASELIRELEKKGTVGLVTRIRNMQQTGVISK from the coding sequence ATGTATAGCCTAGATGTTAACTTTCTAAAAGATCGCCCAGCATATAAGACCAAGCCTGAGAGAGGAAAAGGAATATCCCTAAAGTTTCCTACGGGGGATTTGACACTACTGTATGCGGGAGTTGCAGTAGGTGTAGTTCTTCCAGCTTTATTGGGAATTGGTTGGTGGTTGTTGCAAGGGAAGATTGTGGAATTAGATGGTCAGATTGCACAACTAGACCAAGAAAGCAAGAGGTTAGATACAGAAATTGGAAATTTGAACAAAATTAAAGCCGAGACGAAGGCAGTTCAAGGGGAAACTCAAGCTTTAGTCACTGTATTTGATCAGATTCGTCCTTGGTCGGCAATGCTGCAAGATTTGCGCGATCGCATCCCTGCGGCAGTGCAAATTGAGAATATTAAGCAAGTTCCACCTGTTGTACCAACAGCAGGTCAGCCAGCAACCAATCCCGCCGGGGGATTAGAAATTACCGGATTGGCTCGGTCTTTTAACGATGTCAATGATTTCTTATTGAGTTTACAACAATCTCGGTTTTTGAAGCCCACAGAAAGCAGAATTGTGACAGCTACGTTAATTGATCTTCCCTTACCGCCAGGTGCGGATAGGCCTGTTAATGGTGTAGTAATTAAGCCACCCCAAGTAGTTCAATACACTATTCAATCGGGCATGAGCGATGTTCCGGCTTCAGAATTAATTCGGGAGTTAGAAAAAAAAGGCACAGTGGGGTTAGTGACTCGAATTCGTAATATGCAACAAACAGGAGTCATTTCAAAATGA
- the pilM gene encoding type IV pilus assembly protein PilM: MVKSFKSLFGKSNKGVGIELAPERVNVVQLRKQRQGLKLETFTSVAVPEGIVTDGQITDPAAMAQLIQQALAESKIKTSRVATGVPGRDSIVRIIPVPAELDDKELREMVLNHEAGLYLPYPREEADVDYQKLGYFVDEDGIEKVHVLLVATRKEITDTYISTFEQAGLQIDVLEINSFALIRNIREQLRQFGPQEAAVLVDIEFDSTEIAIIVNGVPQFSRTVPIGTYQMQTALARAMSLPTSRDMELLHGMVIPQTPLDGGKTGVTEIDPGMAAILRVLAELTDELRRSIDFYLNQSENLEVAQIILAGPGGGLQQLDEFFTQRLSLPTTQIDPIVALALEVDTDKFPQVQRSSLAIVLGLGMREV; this comes from the coding sequence GTGGTAAAAAGCTTCAAAAGTCTGTTTGGCAAATCAAATAAAGGGGTCGGCATTGAACTTGCTCCCGAACGGGTAAATGTAGTTCAGCTACGCAAACAGCGTCAAGGCTTGAAACTAGAAACCTTTACATCGGTAGCAGTTCCCGAAGGCATTGTTACCGATGGTCAAATCACCGACCCCGCAGCAATGGCGCAATTAATCCAGCAGGCGCTAGCTGAGAGCAAAATCAAAACTTCTCGCGTTGCCACTGGTGTCCCAGGGCGAGATTCCATCGTTCGGATCATACCAGTGCCAGCAGAGTTGGATGACAAAGAACTGCGAGAAATGGTGCTGAACCACGAAGCAGGTTTGTATTTACCCTATCCTCGTGAAGAGGCTGATGTAGATTATCAAAAACTTGGGTATTTTGTAGATGAAGATGGCATTGAAAAGGTACACGTACTTTTAGTAGCCACCCGCAAGGAGATAACGGATACCTATATAAGTACTTTCGAGCAGGCAGGATTACAAATTGATGTTTTAGAAATTAACAGTTTTGCTTTAATTCGGAATATTCGTGAACAATTACGACAATTTGGCCCGCAAGAAGCAGCAGTACTCGTTGATATCGAGTTCGATAGTACAGAAATTGCCATCATCGTTAACGGAGTGCCGCAATTTTCGCGCACAGTTCCAATCGGGACTTATCAAATGCAAACTGCCTTAGCTAGGGCAATGAGCTTACCCACATCACGAGATATGGAACTGTTACACGGCATGGTCATTCCCCAAACTCCCTTAGACGGCGGGAAAACTGGTGTTACCGAAATTGATCCTGGTATGGCTGCCATATTGAGAGTATTGGCAGAATTAACAGATGAACTGCGCCGTTCCATCGATTTTTACCTCAATCAAAGTGAAAATTTGGAGGTAGCGCAAATTATATTAGCTGGGCCTGGAGGTGGACTCCAACAGCTAGATGAGTTTTTTACCCAACGACTGAGTTTACCAACTACCCAAATAGATCCAATCGTAGCTCTGGCTTTGGAAGTTGACACTGATAAATTTCCACAGGTACAACGCTCTAGTTTAGCGATCGTACTCGGTCTAGGAATGCGGGAGGTGTAA